The nucleotide sequence CGTCGAGTCGGGTGGGAAGAACCGGCACAACGTGATCGTCCGGCTGGAAGGCGCGGATCGCGAGCGGGGCGGGCTGCTCATCCACGGTCACCTCGACGCCGTGCCCGCCGATCCGTCGGAGTGGTCGGTCCACCCCTTCTCCGGCGCGATCCAGGACGACTACGTCTGGGGCCGCGGCGCGGTCGACATGAAGGACATGTGCGGGATGGCGCTCGCGCTGGCCCGGCACTACAAGCTGCACAACGTCGTGCCGCCGCGCGACCTCGTCTTCGCCTTCCTGGCCGACGAGGAGGCCGGCGGCAAGTACGGCGCCCAGTGGCTGGTCGAGAACCGGCCGGAGCTGTTCGAGGGCGTCACCGAGGCGATCAGCGAGGTCGGCGGCTTCTCGATCACGCTCAAGGACGACGTCCGCGCCTACCTCATCGAGACCGCGGAAAAGGGCATCCGCTGGATGAAGCTGCGCGTGCGCGGCACCGCCGGGCACGGTTCGATGATCCACCGCGACAACGCGGTCACGAAGCTGGCGGAGGCCGTGGCGAAGCTCGGCAACCACCGGTTCCCGCTCGTGCTCACCGACTCGGTGAAGGAATTCCTCGCCGGGGTCACCGAGATCACCGGCTGGGACTTCCCCGAGGACGACCTGGAGGGCTCGGTCGCCAAGCTGGGCAACATCTCCCGGATGATCGGCGCGACCCTGCGCGACACGGCCAACCCGACCATGCTCACCGCCGGGTACAAGTCGAACGTCATCCCGTCGGTCGCCGAGGCGGCCGTCGACTGCCGGATCCTGCCGGGGCGCCTGGAGGCCTTCGACCGCGAGCTCGACGAGCTGCTGGGCCCGGACATCGAGAAGGAGTGGATGGAGCTCCCGCCGGTCGAGACGACCTTCGACGGCGCGCTCGTGGACGCCATGAGCGCGGCGGTCCTGGCCGAAGACCCGGGCGCGAAGACGCTGCCGTACATGCTTTCCGGCGGCACTGACGCGAAGTCGTTCCAGGAGCTGGGGATCCGCAACTTCGGCTTCGCGCCGCTCAAGCTGCCCGCGGACCTCGACTTCTCGGCGCTCTTCCACGGCGTCGACGAGCGGGTTCCGGTCGAGGCGCTGAAGTTCGGCACCCGCGTGCTGGACCGGTTCCTGCGCACCAGTTGATGACCGGGTTCGCGCTCGCCGACGGCACGCTCCTGCAGGTGATCCGCAGGGGCGACCCGGGCGCGCCGGTGACCGTGGTGTTCGTCCACGGCTACGCGCTCGACCAGCGCAGCTGGGGCCGGATCGCGCCGCTGGTGCCGGACGCCGCCGGCGGGCCGGTGGCCGTGCTGACCTACGACCAGCGCGGACACGGCGGCTCGGAGCGGGCGCGGCGCGGGACGGCGACCATGGCCCAGCTCGGCGACGACCTCGCCGAGCTGCTGGCGCGCGAGGTGCCGGCGGGCCAGGTGGTGCTGGTCGGCCACGACATGGGCGGCCTGGCCATCATGTCGCTTTCGCAGCGGCACCCCGAGCTGTTCGCCGCGCGGGTGGCGGGGCTGGTGCTGCTGGCGACGTCGTCGGGCACGCTCGCCGCGGAGGTCTCGGCGGCCTGGCCGAACGCGCTGGGGAAGCTGGCCCGTGACCTCGAGGCGGTGCTCGGCTCCAAGCTGTTCGGCGTCGTGCGGGAGCGCACCAGCCGGGCGGTCAACGCGGGGCTGCGCTGGTGGCTCTTCGGCGACGACCCGGACCCGGACCTCGTCGAACTGACCGTGAAGATGATCCGCGGCAACTGGCCGCACACCGTGTCGCTGTTCCGCCCGGCCATGGACGCCTATGCCCGCGAAGCGGCGTTGGCACAGGTCGCCGACCTGCCGGTGACGGCGATCGTGGGGGAGCGGGACCGGATCGTCCGTGCGTCCGATGTGGAGCAGTGGGTCCGCGGCCTCGGCAACGGGACGGCCGTGGTGCTGCCCGGCGTCGGGCACGTCGTGCCGCTGGAGGCCGCGGCCCAGGTGCTGCCGCGGATCGTGGCGCTGGTCAACGCCAGCCGGCGGAGCTGAGCTCACCCGGCGCGGGTCCCCGCGGTGAGGAAGATCGGCACGGCGACGAACAGCCGGTCGTCGCGGGCCCGGGCGGCCTGCTCGGCCAGCCAGGCCCCTTCGCCACCGAGGTTGGCGAGCACCGGCAGGGCCGCGGAGTCGGTCCACACGAGCGTGTGGACGTCGACGGTGACGTCGGTGAACCCGTTGTCCAGCAAGAGGTTCCGGTACCGCCGCGCGATCCGGGGGTGGGGCATGCCGTCCGCGCGGGCGTGGACGATCGACCGGGTGCGGGCGGGATCGTCGGAGTCGATCACGATGGTGTCCCAGTCCTGGCCGGTGAGCACCGCGCGGCCGCCCGGGGCCAGGACGCGACGGGCCTCGCCGACGGCGCGCGCGGGTTCGGGCAGGACGTGCAGGACCTTGTCGGCGCGGTAGCCGGTGACCGAGCCGTCGTGGAGGGGCAGGGCGGTGGCGTCGGCGACGTGGAACTCGCCGGCGGGCCAGCGGGCGGCGGCCGTCTCGATCATGGCCGGGTCGGCGTCGACGCCGATGGCCCGCACCCCGCGGGCGGCCAGTTCGCCGACGGCCCGGCCGCTGCCGCAGCCGACGTCGACCACGACGTCACCGAGGGCCGAGTAGGTGCGTTCCCGCAGGTCGACGGCTTGCGGGCGGTCGTCGAGGGCGTCGAGGAGCGTGAGCAACGTGGACATGGCGCCCATCCTGCGACTTAATGCCGGGATGAAGTCAATCGGCGAAGTGGCGGCCCGGTTCGGGCTGCCCGCCCACGTGTTGCGCTACTGGGAGGCGGAAGGGCTGCTGAGCCCGGCCCGCGTGGGTCCGCGGCGCCGCTACACCGATGCGGACGTGCACCGGGTGGCCGCCATCCTGGTCGCGAAGGAAGCCGGCTTCGAGCTCGCGGACATCCGGACGATGCTGACCGCCCGGTCCGCGGCGGACCGCGCGGCGATGGCGGCCCGGCAGCGCGAGCGGCTGCGGGCCCGGATCGCCCGGGCACAGGCCGCACTCGAGCTCCTGGAGGGCGACTGCCGGCACGACGACCTCATGGCGTGCCCGCACTTCCAGGACCTGCTCGGCCGACAGCTCGAGCGTTCTTGACAACTTCTCTGTTCGGCTGGATGCTGGGCGGATGTTTCCCGTGGCGGTGATCGAAGACGCGGCGGCGGCCGAGGTGTCGCTGGACCCGGTCCGGGCCCGGCTGCTGGCCGAACTGGCCGAGCCGGCGTCGGCGACGATGCTCTCCACCCGCGTCGGCCTGCCGCGCCAGAAGGTCAACTACCACCTGCGGGCGCTGGAGAAGCACGGCCTGGTGGAGCTGGTCGAGGAACGCCGCAAGGGCAACGTGACCGAGCGGATGATGCGGGCGACGGCGGCCTCGTACGTCATCTCGCCGACGGCGCTGGCCGCGGTCCAGCCGGACCCGGCCCGCTCGCCCGACCGGCTCTCGGCGCGGTGGCTGCTCGCGGTCGCCGGCCGGCTGGTGCGCGACGTCGGCCTGCTGATCACCGGCGCGGCGAAGGCCCAGCAGCGCGTCGCGACCTTCGCGCTCGACGGCGAGGTGCGGTTCGCCTCCGCCGCCGACCGGGCCGCGTTCGCCGAGGAGCTCACCACCGCCGTCACGACGCTGGTGGCCAAGTACCACGACGAGACGGCCGGGAAGGGCCGCCGCCACCGGGTGGTCGTCGCCGTGCACCCGAGCGTCCCGGAGGAGTCCTGAGATGGGGCCCGAATTCGAACTCGTCGACACCGCCGAGGTCGGCGCCACGCCCGAGCAGGTGTGGGCCGCCATCGCGACCGGCCCCGGCATCGACTCGTGGTTCATGGGCCGCAACGAGGTCGAGGGCGGCACCGGCGGCACGGTCCGCGGCGCCTTCGGCGGCTACGAGCCGGAGTACCGGATCCGCGAGTGGGAACCACCCGGAAAACTGGCCTACGGCAGCGAGACCGCGCCGGACGGACGGCGGATCGCCTACGAGTTCCTCGTCGAGGGCCGCGCGGGCGGCAGCTCGGTGATCCGCTGCGTCACCAGCGGTTTCCTGCCCGGCGACGACTGGGAGGACGAGTTCGAGGCGATGACCGCGGGCGGCGCGCTGTTCTTCCGCACCCTGGTCGAATACGTCACGTACTTCGCGGGCCGCACGGCGGTGCCGGTGACCGCGTTCGGGCCGCCGGTGGGGGACTGGGAGCAGGTGTGGACGCGGCTGGGCACGGCCCTCGGCCTGCCGGCGCGGCCCGCCGAAGGCGACCGCGTGCGGATCGAGCCGGGCGGCCGGGAGGGTGTGGTCTACCTCGTCAACGACCAGGCCGTGGGCGTGCGCACCGGGGAAGCGATGTACCGGTTCCTGCGCGGCTTCCACGGGCCGATGGTCGCCTCCCACCACGTCTTCACGCCGGGAACCGACCCCGGGACCGAGGAGAAGGCCTGGGGCGAGTGGCTGAACCGGGTGTTCGGCTAGGTCGGCAGGGCGCCGGGCAGGCTCTGGGCCGTCTTCTTGCGGCGCAGCCAGACCCGGCGCGTCCCGTCGGCGTAGAGCCGCACGGTGCGCAGTTCCCAGCCCGCGAACTCCGCGTGGATGGAGAGCTGGATCGCCGCCGCACGCCGGGACACGCCCGGGGGGAGGTGCAGACGGCGATACTCCCAATCCCCTTCGACCACCGCCTCGCTGACCGCTGTCATGGCTGGATCACCTGGGTCCCTTCTCCGGCGGCCGAGCCGACGATCACCCGGCCGCTCTTTTCGTCCACCCCGACCGAGTCCGGCTGGCGCACGGTGGGGAACCGGTACTTCTCCACGGGCTCGCCGCCGCGGACGTCGAACCCGGCCACTTCGTTCCGCTCGGTCAGCGTCACCCACGCCAGGCTGCGCGTCGCGTCGTAAGCGATCCCGTACGCTCCGCCGGGCACCGGGTACCGCTGCTTCAGGATCAGCGGGGCCGCCGAGAACGCCAGCAGTGCGCCCGCCCGCGCGTCGGTCACGAGCACCCGCCCGTAGGAGTCCGCCACGGCGTTCGCGGCGCCGTCGCCCGCCCGCAGGCCCTCGTCGACCTTCCCGGCCGCGACGTCGACCGAGAACACCGCCGTCCGCAGCCGGTCCAGCACCACCACGCCGGACCCGGTGTCGACCACGTCGTCGGCGCTGTAGAGCTGCCCGCCGATCGTCCGCGCCGGACCCGCCGCCGGCAGCACCCGGATGTCCTTGGCCGCCCCCATCGCGACCAGCCGATCCGTCCCGAACGCGATGCTCGACGCCGGCTGCCCGCCCGTCTTCGTCTCGGTCAGCTTCCGGTCCGGCAACGTCAGCTGCTGCACCACACCCTGCTCGGGTTCGGCGATCTCGACCCGCCCCGGCGTCACCGTCAGCCGCGAGACCTTGCCGTATAACGGCATATTCACCGGGGCTGACACGAGCACGTTCAGGTCGTACAGCTGCAAAGCCGGTGGCGAAGAAACCGCAACGACGAGGGTCGACGTCTTCGCGTCCACGGCGACGGCCGAGACCGAGCCTTCGCCGAGCACCTGACCGGCGGGCTTCACGGTCACGACGGGGGAGACGGCCGGGCGCGCGGCGGTCGGGTTCGCCACGATCTGCAGGTCGTCGGTGGTCGACTTGGCGGACGAACAGCCCGAGAGCACGAGGGCACCGGCGAGCGGGAGCACGATCCACGACACGGCGGCGAACCGACGCACGTTGCTGCCTCCAGGGGTCCCTCGGCGGGCGGTCTTCACCAGCATGCTCCTTGATCCCCGTGCCGTCACGTGCGTGTCACCGAACAGACACCTGGCGCTCATCGCGGCCAGCGTTCGGGGTAGCCGACCTCGATCGCGCTGACGTCGTCGAGCGCGGACCGGATGGCGGGCGGGAGGGTGATGCCCTCCGCCGTCAGCGAGCCGGTGAGCTGGCCGGTGTCGCGCGCGCCGACGACCGGGGCGACGACGCCCGGCCGGTCCCGGACCCAGGCCAGCGCGACGGCCAGCGGGGACGTGCCGAGCCCGTCGGCGGCGGTCGCGACGGCCTGCACGATCCGGGCGGCGCGGTCGGTGCGGTGGTGCTCGACGTAGCCGGCGTAGGCGCTGTTCGCGCCGCGGGAGTCGGCGGGCGTGCCGGTGCGGTACTTGCCGGTCAGCACGCCGCGGCCGAGGGGGGCCCAGGGCAGCAGCCCGATGCCGTGGTGCGCGGCTGCGGGCACAACCTCGCGGTCCACGCCGCGTTCCAGCAGCGAGTACTCGACCTGGGTGGAGACGATCGGCGCGAGCGCCGAGGTGCCCGTGGCGGCGGTGGCCAGCTGCCAGCCCGCGTAGTTGGAGACGCCGACGTAGCGGACCTTCCCGCTGGTCACGGCGTACTCGAGGGCCGACAGCGTCTCGGCGAGCGGGACGCAGTCGTCCCAGGCGTGCAGCTGCCAGAGGTCGATGTGGTCGGTGCCGAGCCGCTTGAGCGAGCCGTCGAGCGCGGTGAGCAGCGCACCGCGCGAGGCGCCGCCGCCGAACGGGCCGTCGGTGCGCTTGGCGACCGCCTTCGTGGCCAGGACGACGTCGTCGCGAGGCACGAGGTCGCCGAGCAGCGAGCCGAGCACCCGCTCGCTCTCGCCCTCGCCGTAGATGTCGGCCGTGTCCACCAGGGTGCCGCCGGCGTCGACGAAGGCGACCAGCTGGCTGGCGGCCTCCTCCGCGTCCGTGTCGCCACCCCAGGTCATGGTGCCGAGCGCCATACGGGAGACGCGCAGTCCCGAGCGGCCGAGCAGTCGCTTTTCCACGACCGCCGAGCCTAGTGGGCTGCCCCGTCCGGAGGAGACCAAGGTGAGTCGTGTCGCGATCATGGCCCCCCGTTAGGGTCTGGCCCCGTGCGACTCGGACTGAATCTCGGCTACTGGGGATCGGGGAACGACCCCGCGAACCTGGCCCTGGCGAAGCAAGCGGAGGACCTCGGGTACGCGGTCGTGTGGGCCGCCGAGGCCTACGGCTCGGACGCGGTGACCGTGCTCTCGTGGATCGCGGCGCGGACTTCCCGGATCGACGTCGGGGCCGCTGTGCTGCAGATCCCGGCGCGGACGCCGGCGATGACGGCGATGACCGCCGCGACCCTCGACACGCTCTCGGGCGGCCGGTTCCGGCTCGGCCTCGGCGTGTCCGGACCGCAGGTGTCCGAGGGCTGGCACGGCGTCCGGTTCACCTCGCCGGTGGGCCGCACCCGCGAGTACGCCGCGGTCGTGCGGACGGCGCTGCGCCGTGAACGCCTGAAGTTCGAAGGTGAGCACTTCACGCTGCCGCTGCCGGACGGTCCGGGGAAGGCGCTGCGGCTGACCGTCCGCCCGGCCCGCAAGCACATCCCGCTCTACCTGGCCGCGATCGGCCCGAAGAACCTGGAGCTGGCCGGGGAGATCGCCGACGGCTGGCTGCCGGTGTTCTTCTCGCCGGCCCACGCGGGGGAGCAGCTGGCGCACGTCCGCGCCGGTGCCGGGCGGGCCGGGCGCACCCTGGACGGCTTCGACGTCGTCCCGTCGGTGCCGCTGGTGCCCGGCGACGACTGGCGGACCTGCGCGGACGCCGTGCGCGGCTACGCGGCGCTTTACCTCGGCGGGATGGGGAGCAAGGAGAAGAACTTCTACAACCGGCTGGCGTGCCGGATGGGATTCGCGGCCGAGGCCGCCGAAGTGCAGGAGAAGTACCTGGCCGGCGACCGGGCCGGGGCGATGGCGGCGGTGCCGCCGGAGTTCCTCGACGCGACGTCGCTGCTGGGTCCGAAGGAACGGATCGCGGAGAAGATGACGGAATACGCCGAAGCCGGCGTGACGACCCTGTCGGTGTCGCCCTACACGCCGGAGCCGGCTGCTGCCCTGCGCACCGCCGTCGAGGCGCTCGAGCTGGCGGGGGTGGCCTGACGTGGGCTGGTTCGAAGCACTCGTCCTGGGCCTGGTCCAGGGCCTGACGGAGTTCCTCCCGATCTCCTCGAGCGCGCACCTGCGGATCGTCGCGGCGCTGGCGGGCTGGGACGACCCGGGCGCGGCGTTCACCGCGGTCACCCAGATCGGCACCGAGCTGGCGGTGATCATCTACTTCGGGCCGAAGATCGGGAAGATCCTGCGGGCCTGGTTCTTTTCGCTGTACAAGGCGGAGTGGCGCCGTGACCCGGACGCGCGGCTGGGCTGGTTGATCATCGTCGGCTCGCTGCCGATCGTGGTGCTCGGGCTGCTGCTGCAGGACCAGATCGACAGCGCCTTCCGCGACCTGCGGATCACCGCGACCGTGCTCATCGTGTTCGGCGTGATCCTGCTGATCGCCGACCGGATCGGGAAGCAGAACCGCACGCTGGACGACCTGACCGTGCCGCACGGCCTGGGCTTCGGCTTCGCGCAGGCGCTGGCCCTGATCCCCGGCGTGTCCCGCTCGGGCGGCACCACCAGCGCCGGCCTGCTGCTCGGCTACACCCGGGCGGAGGCGGCGGAGTACTCGTTCCTGCTGGCGCTGCCGGCGGTGTTCGGCTCGGGAGTGTACAAGCTCAAGGACATCGGCTCGGGCGGCGTGCCGGCCCAGTGGGGCCCGACGATCCTGGCCACGCTGGTCGCCTTCGGCGTCGGGTACCTCGTGATCGCCTGGCTGATGGCCTACATCAAGAAGCGCAGCTTCGTGCCGTTCGTGGTCTACCGGCTGGTGCTCGGCGTGCTGCTGTACGTGCTGATCTTCAGCGGTGTCCTGGACCCGAACGCGGGCCCGGTCGGGCACTGAGCTCCCCGCGTGGGGACCGCATGATCGGTCCCCACGTAGGGTGGGCCTCGTGAGTACGGTCATTCTGCTGCGGCACGGCAAGTCGACGGCCAACGGCGCCGGCATCCTGGCCGGGCGGTCTCCGAAGGTCAACCTCGACGACACCGGCCGCGCCCAAGCGGAAAAGCTCGTCGAACGCCTCGACGGGGTGCCGCTGGCCGGGCTCGTCGTTTCGCCCCTGCTGCGGTGCAAGCAGACGGTCGGCCCGCTCGCGGCCGCCCGGGACCTCGGGAAGACCGTCGAGCCCGGGCTGTCCGAAGTGGACTACGGCGACTGGACCGGCAAGGAGCTCAGGCACCTCGCGAAGGAGCCGTTGTGGCGGGTCGTGCAGGCGCACGCCTCGGCCGCGGTGTTCCCCGGGGGCGAAGGGCTCGCGGCGATGCAGGCCCGGTCGGTGGCCGCCGTGCGCGCCCACGACCGGCGGATCGCCGCCGAGCACGGTGACCACGCGGTCTGGCTGCTGTGCAGCCACGGTGACGTGATCAAGGCCATCCTGGCCGACGCGCTCGGCCAGCACCTCGACGCCTTCCAGCGGATCGTCGTCGACCCCGCGTCCATCTCGGTCGTGCGCTACACCGAGACGCGGCCGTTCGTGATGCGGGTCAACGACCACGGCGGCGACCTGCGCGGCATCGTGCCGCCGGAACCGAAGCCGAAGCGGGGCAAGAAAGCCGCGGCGAGCGGCGATGCCGTGGTGGGCGGTACCACGGGCCGGTGACCCCGGCCACCTCCGGAAAGCGCTGACATCCACACAGGCCGACCCCGTAGGGTGGCGGGACCGAGTGTTCGTCCCCGACCAGGAGCCTGCCCGATGATTTCGCCGGACAATCCGTTCGCCGCACCCAGCGAGCTGCCCTACGCCCTGCCGCCCTTCGACCGGATCTCCGACGAGCACTACCGGCCCGCGTTCGAAGCCGGGCTGGCCGAGCACGCGGCGGAGATCGAGCAGATCGCGGTGCAGGACGCCGAGCCGACGTTCGAGAACACCATCGTGGCCCTCGAGCACGCCGGTGAACTGCTGGGCCGCGTGGCGAGCGTGTTCTACAACCTGTCCGGCTCCAACAGCACCGACGAGATCCAGGCCATCCAGGCGGAGTTCGCGCCGAAGCTGGCCGCCCACCACGACGCGATCCACCTGAACCCGCAGCTGTTCGCCCGGATCGACGCGCTCCACACCCGCCGCGACGAGCTCGGCCTCGACGAAGAGTCGCTGCGGCTGCTGGAGCGGCGGCACACGGACTTCAGCCGGGCCGGCGCCGGGCTCGGCGAGAGTGAGCAGGCCCGGCTGCGCGAGCTCAACGAGCAGCTCTCCACCCTGCAGACGAAGTTCCAGCAGAACCTGCTGAAGGACACCAACGAGCTGGCCGTCGTCATCACCGACCGCGCCGAGCTCGACGGCTTCGGCGAAGGCGCGATCGCCACGGCGGCCGAAGCGGCCGCCGCGCGCGGCGAGGACGGCAAGTACGTGCTCACGCTGAGCCTGCCGACCAGCCAGGCGTCACCGCTGGAGACCCTGCGCAACCGCGACGTCCGCGAGCGCATCCACACCGCGTCGATGGCCCGGGGCAACCGCGGCAACTCCTGCGACAACAACGCCGTCGTCGCCGAAATCGTCCGCCTCCGCGCAGAACGGGCCGTGTTGCTCGGCTACCCGAACCACGCCGCGTACGTCATCGCGGACGAGACGGCGAAGACCGCCGAAGCCGCCGCCGGGCTGCTGGAGCGGCTGGCCCCCGCGGCGGTCGCCAACGCCCGCGCCGAAGCCGCCGAGCTGCAGCAGCTGCTGGAAGCCGACGTGCCCGGCGCGAAGCTGCGGCCGTCGGACTGGCCGTTCTACGCCGCCCAGGTCCGCCGCGAGCGCTTCGAGGTCGACACCGAGGCCCTGCGCCCGTACTTCGAGGCCGACCGCGTGTACCTCGACGGCGTCTTCCACGCCGCGACCAAGCTGTACGGCCTGACCTTCACCGAGCGGGACGACCTGCCCAAGTACCACCCGGAGGTCCGGACCTTCGAGGTCTTCGACGCCGACGGCACCCCGCTCGGCCTGTACCTGCTCGACCTCTACACCCGCGACGCCAAGCGCGGCGGCGCCTGGATGAACACCTTCGTCGACCAGTCCGAGCTGCTCGGCCGCAAGACGGTCGTGGTCAACGTCCTCAACGTGAACAAGCCGCCGGCGGGGGAACCGACCCTGCTGACCTTCGACGAGGTCGTCACCGCCTTCCACGAGTTCGGGCACGCCCTCCACGCGCTGGTCTCCGCGGTCCGCTACCCCACGTTCTCCGGCACCAACGTGCCCCGCGACTTCGTCGAATACCCCTCCCAGGTCAACGAGATGTGGATGCTGTGGCCGGAAGTCCTGGCCCACTACGCCAAGCACCACGAAACGGGCGAGGCGCTGCCGCAGGAACAGGTCGAGAAGCTCCTCGCCGCCCAGCAGTACGGCGAAGGGTTCTCCACCACCGAGTACCTCGCGGCGTCCCTGCTCGACCAGGCCTGGCACGGACTCGGCGTCGACGACCGCGTGGAGGAGGTCCAGCCGTTCGAGGCCGCGGCACTCGTGAAAGCCGGCGTGGCCGTC is from Amycolatopsis mediterranei and encodes:
- a CDS encoding M20/M25/M40 family metallo-hydrolase; translation: MTEPNLIEAAAAEAVTLTSELIRIDTTNTGDPDTLVGERAAAEFVAEKLTDAGYEITYVESGGKNRHNVIVRLEGADRERGGLLIHGHLDAVPADPSEWSVHPFSGAIQDDYVWGRGAVDMKDMCGMALALARHYKLHNVVPPRDLVFAFLADEEAGGKYGAQWLVENRPELFEGVTEAISEVGGFSITLKDDVRAYLIETAEKGIRWMKLRVRGTAGHGSMIHRDNAVTKLAEAVAKLGNHRFPLVLTDSVKEFLAGVTEITGWDFPEDDLEGSVAKLGNISRMIGATLRDTANPTMLTAGYKSNVIPSVAEAAVDCRILPGRLEAFDRELDELLGPDIEKEWMELPPVETTFDGALVDAMSAAVLAEDPGAKTLPYMLSGGTDAKSFQELGIRNFGFAPLKLPADLDFSALFHGVDERVPVEALKFGTRVLDRFLRTS
- a CDS encoding alpha/beta fold hydrolase, giving the protein MTGFALADGTLLQVIRRGDPGAPVTVVFVHGYALDQRSWGRIAPLVPDAAGGPVAVLTYDQRGHGGSERARRGTATMAQLGDDLAELLAREVPAGQVVLVGHDMGGLAIMSLSQRHPELFAARVAGLVLLATSSGTLAAEVSAAWPNALGKLARDLEAVLGSKLFGVVRERTSRAVNAGLRWWLFGDDPDPDLVELTVKMIRGNWPHTVSLFRPAMDAYAREAALAQVADLPVTAIVGERDRIVRASDVEQWVRGLGNGTAVVLPGVGHVVPLEAAAQVLPRIVALVNASRRS
- a CDS encoding methyltransferase domain-containing protein, which gives rise to MSTLLTLLDALDDRPQAVDLRERTYSALGDVVVDVGCGSGRAVGELAARGVRAIGVDADPAMIETAAARWPAGEFHVADATALPLHDGSVTGYRADKVLHVLPEPARAVGEARRVLAPGGRAVLTGQDWDTIVIDSDDPARTRSIVHARADGMPHPRIARRYRNLLLDNGFTDVTVDVHTLVWTDSAALPVLANLGGEGAWLAEQAARARDDRLFVAVPIFLTAGTRAG
- a CDS encoding MerR family transcriptional regulator, with the protein product MKSIGEVAARFGLPAHVLRYWEAEGLLSPARVGPRRRYTDADVHRVAAILVAKEAGFELADIRTMLTARSAADRAAMAARQRERLRARIARAQAALELLEGDCRHDDLMACPHFQDLLGRQLERS
- a CDS encoding ArsR/SmtB family transcription factor, translating into MFPVAVIEDAAAAEVSLDPVRARLLAELAEPASATMLSTRVGLPRQKVNYHLRALEKHGLVELVEERRKGNVTERMMRATAASYVISPTALAAVQPDPARSPDRLSARWLLAVAGRLVRDVGLLITGAAKAQQRVATFALDGEVRFASAADRAAFAEELTTAVTTLVAKYHDETAGKGRRHRVVVAVHPSVPEES
- a CDS encoding SRPBCC family protein, translating into MGPEFELVDTAEVGATPEQVWAAIATGPGIDSWFMGRNEVEGGTGGTVRGAFGGYEPEYRIREWEPPGKLAYGSETAPDGRRIAYEFLVEGRAGGSSVIRCVTSGFLPGDDWEDEFEAMTAGGALFFRTLVEYVTYFAGRTAVPVTAFGPPVGDWEQVWTRLGTALGLPARPAEGDRVRIEPGGREGVVYLVNDQAVGVRTGEAMYRFLRGFHGPMVASHHVFTPGTDPGTEEKAWGEWLNRVFG
- a CDS encoding DUF5703 family protein; translation: MTAVSEAVVEGDWEYRRLHLPPGVSRRAAAIQLSIHAEFAGWELRTVRLYADGTRRVWLRRKKTAQSLPGALPT
- a CDS encoding lipoprotein, yielding MRRFAAVSWIVLPLAGALVLSGCSSAKSTTDDLQIVANPTAARPAVSPVVTVKPAGQVLGEGSVSAVAVDAKTSTLVVAVSSPPALQLYDLNVLVSAPVNMPLYGKVSRLTVTPGRVEIAEPEQGVVQQLTLPDRKLTETKTGGQPASSIAFGTDRLVAMGAAKDIRVLPAAGPARTIGGQLYSADDVVDTGSGVVVLDRLRTAVFSVDVAAGKVDEGLRAGDGAANAVADSYGRVLVTDARAGALLAFSAAPLILKQRYPVPGGAYGIAYDATRSLAWVTLTERNEVAGFDVRGGEPVEKYRFPTVRQPDSVGVDEKSGRVIVGSAAGEGTQVIQP
- a CDS encoding aldo/keto reductase, producing MEKRLLGRSGLRVSRMALGTMTWGGDTDAEEAASQLVAFVDAGGTLVDTADIYGEGESERVLGSLLGDLVPRDDVVLATKAVAKRTDGPFGGGASRGALLTALDGSLKRLGTDHIDLWQLHAWDDCVPLAETLSALEYAVTSGKVRYVGVSNYAGWQLATAATGTSALAPIVSTQVEYSLLERGVDREVVPAAAHHGIGLLPWAPLGRGVLTGKYRTGTPADSRGANSAYAGYVEHHRTDRAARIVQAVATAADGLGTSPLAVALAWVRDRPGVVAPVVGARDTGQLTGSLTAEGITLPPAIRSALDDVSAIEVGYPERWPR
- a CDS encoding LLM class F420-dependent oxidoreductase, translated to MRLGLNLGYWGSGNDPANLALAKQAEDLGYAVVWAAEAYGSDAVTVLSWIAARTSRIDVGAAVLQIPARTPAMTAMTAATLDTLSGGRFRLGLGVSGPQVSEGWHGVRFTSPVGRTREYAAVVRTALRRERLKFEGEHFTLPLPDGPGKALRLTVRPARKHIPLYLAAIGPKNLELAGEIADGWLPVFFSPAHAGEQLAHVRAGAGRAGRTLDGFDVVPSVPLVPGDDWRTCADAVRGYAALYLGGMGSKEKNFYNRLACRMGFAAEAAEVQEKYLAGDRAGAMAAVPPEFLDATSLLGPKERIAEKMTEYAEAGVTTLSVSPYTPEPAAALRTAVEALELAGVA
- a CDS encoding undecaprenyl-diphosphate phosphatase; this translates as MGWFEALVLGLVQGLTEFLPISSSAHLRIVAALAGWDDPGAAFTAVTQIGTELAVIIYFGPKIGKILRAWFFSLYKAEWRRDPDARLGWLIIVGSLPIVVLGLLLQDQIDSAFRDLRITATVLIVFGVILLIADRIGKQNRTLDDLTVPHGLGFGFAQALALIPGVSRSGGTTSAGLLLGYTRAEAAEYSFLLALPAVFGSGVYKLKDIGSGGVPAQWGPTILATLVAFGVGYLVIAWLMAYIKKRSFVPFVVYRLVLGVLLYVLIFSGVLDPNAGPVGH
- a CDS encoding histidine phosphatase family protein; the protein is MSTVILLRHGKSTANGAGILAGRSPKVNLDDTGRAQAEKLVERLDGVPLAGLVVSPLLRCKQTVGPLAAARDLGKTVEPGLSEVDYGDWTGKELRHLAKEPLWRVVQAHASAAVFPGGEGLAAMQARSVAAVRAHDRRIAAEHGDHAVWLLCSHGDVIKAILADALGQHLDAFQRIVVDPASISVVRYTETRPFVMRVNDHGGDLRGIVPPEPKPKRGKKAAASGDAVVGGTTGR
- a CDS encoding M3 family metallopeptidase; the encoded protein is MISPDNPFAAPSELPYALPPFDRISDEHYRPAFEAGLAEHAAEIEQIAVQDAEPTFENTIVALEHAGELLGRVASVFYNLSGSNSTDEIQAIQAEFAPKLAAHHDAIHLNPQLFARIDALHTRRDELGLDEESLRLLERRHTDFSRAGAGLGESEQARLRELNEQLSTLQTKFQQNLLKDTNELAVVITDRAELDGFGEGAIATAAEAAAARGEDGKYVLTLSLPTSQASPLETLRNRDVRERIHTASMARGNRGNSCDNNAVVAEIVRLRAERAVLLGYPNHAAYVIADETAKTAEAAAGLLERLAPAAVANARAEAAELQQLLEADVPGAKLRPSDWPFYAAQVRRERFEVDTEALRPYFEADRVYLDGVFHAATKLYGLTFTERDDLPKYHPEVRTFEVFDADGTPLGLYLLDLYTRDAKRGGAWMNTFVDQSELLGRKTVVVNVLNVNKPPAGEPTLLTFDEVVTAFHEFGHALHALVSAVRYPTFSGTNVPRDFVEYPSQVNEMWMLWPEVLAHYAKHHETGEALPQEQVEKLLAAQQYGEGFSTTEYLAASLLDQAWHGLGVDDRVEEVQPFEAAALVKAGVAVDAIPPRYRTTYFAHIFSGGYSAGYYSYIWSEVLDADTVQWFRENGGLTRENGDHFRRTLLGRGGSIDPMDAFRAFRGRDPEIEPLLARRGLDGV